One Pontibacillus yanchengensis DNA window includes the following coding sequences:
- a CDS encoding LacI family DNA-binding transcriptional regulator: MKNITISDVAERAKVSRSTVSQYLNQRYDYMGEKTKLRIEEVIEELGYQPNIVARSLKQKSTKTIGVIVANILHNFSTEVSRSIEDVCNDYDFHTIICNADDEPKKEKRYIEMLRAKQVDGLIIFPTGGNKDLYKRMLEENYPVVFVDRSVDGIPISSIMLDNEKASTLAINHFASNGYKRIGIVTTSILQSVTPRVERVEGYRNAMQAHGLPIDEDYIKSVNIGEIQEALIEMANLPNPPEAILAGNDLALIEILKFVKKHNLTMPKDLAVIGIDDVSFASFYSPTITTIAQPTFKMGKKAAEVLLSKIQKEESKDDGPDYRFEPELVCRDSV; this comes from the coding sequence ATGAAGAACATAACAATATCAGATGTAGCAGAGCGAGCTAAAGTATCAAGGAGTACTGTTTCACAATACTTGAATCAACGCTACGACTACATGGGTGAGAAAACAAAGTTACGAATAGAAGAAGTTATTGAGGAATTAGGCTATCAACCAAATATCGTAGCTAGGAGTTTGAAACAGAAATCAACCAAAACGATAGGTGTCATTGTAGCTAACATCCTACACAACTTTTCAACGGAAGTGAGTAGATCTATTGAAGATGTTTGTAATGACTATGATTTTCACACAATCATTTGCAATGCAGATGATGAACCGAAAAAAGAAAAGCGCTACATTGAAATGCTTCGAGCAAAACAAGTAGATGGACTTATTATCTTTCCTACAGGTGGTAATAAGGATCTATATAAAAGGATGCTTGAAGAAAATTATCCAGTTGTTTTTGTTGACCGATCCGTAGATGGTATTCCGATTTCGTCCATCATGTTGGATAACGAAAAAGCATCAACATTGGCAATTAACCATTTTGCATCTAACGGTTATAAACGAATTGGGATTGTAACAACTTCAATTTTGCAAAGTGTAACTCCAAGAGTAGAACGTGTAGAAGGCTATAGAAATGCTATGCAAGCACATGGTCTACCAATTGATGAGGATTATATAAAAAGTGTAAATATAGGTGAGATACAAGAAGCTCTAATTGAAATGGCGAATCTTCCTAATCCTCCAGAGGCAATTTTAGCTGGGAATGACCTGGCGCTAATCGAGATATTGAAATTTGTTAAAAAGCATAATCTCACAATGCCTAAAGATCTAGCAGTAATAGGTATTGATGATGTGTCATTTGCTAGTTTTTATAGTCCTACGATTACGACTATTGCTCAACCGACATTTAAAATGGGGAAAAAAGCTGCAGAAGTGTTACTTAGTAAAATACAAAAAGAGGAATCAAAAGATGATGGTCCTGATTATCGATTTGAACCAGAACTAGTCTGTCGAGATTCAGTATAA
- a CDS encoding Gfo/Idh/MocA family protein — protein MDEIRWGIIGCGDVTEVKSGPAFDKVHNSSLVAVMRRNGEKAKDYAERHDVPKWYDKAEDLIHDPEVNAVYIATPPANHRDYTIEAAKVGKPVYVEKPMARNAEECSEMITYCKEKQVPLYVAFYRRALPRFLKVKELLDKGEIGDIRFVTSRHTKPLMEKDENGEWPWRVQPEISGGGLFYDLASHTLDLLDFLISPIEEVKGFAANQASAYPAEDMVSGNFRFKNGVIGNGVWSFSSYKDEDINRIVGTKGEITFSTFDHTPITLLNDNGVQEFNIEHPKHIQQGLIQKIVDELLGKDTSPSTGESAQRTNWVMDEMVREYYEKG, from the coding sequence ATGGACGAAATTAGATGGGGAATCATCGGTTGTGGTGATGTAACGGAAGTCAAAAGTGGACCTGCTTTTGATAAAGTGCATAATAGCTCATTAGTAGCCGTCATGAGAAGAAATGGAGAGAAAGCCAAAGACTATGCAGAGAGACACGACGTTCCGAAATGGTACGATAAAGCAGAAGATTTAATTCATGATCCAGAGGTGAACGCTGTTTATATTGCCACCCCACCTGCTAATCATAGAGACTATACCATAGAGGCAGCCAAAGTAGGTAAGCCAGTTTATGTAGAAAAACCTATGGCGAGGAACGCTGAAGAATGTTCCGAAATGATTACATACTGTAAGGAGAAACAAGTGCCTTTATATGTGGCATTCTATCGCCGGGCCTTGCCACGTTTTTTGAAGGTGAAGGAGTTACTTGATAAAGGGGAAATAGGTGACATTCGTTTTGTTACGTCCCGTCACACAAAACCTCTTATGGAAAAAGATGAAAATGGAGAATGGCCATGGAGGGTTCAGCCTGAAATAAGTGGAGGTGGCCTATTCTATGATTTAGCTTCCCATACGTTAGATCTACTGGATTTCTTAATTAGTCCGATTGAAGAAGTGAAAGGATTCGCAGCCAATCAAGCTAGTGCCTATCCAGCAGAAGATATGGTGAGTGGCAATTTTCGCTTTAAGAATGGCGTAATAGGAAACGGTGTTTGGAGTTTTTCTTCTTATAAAGATGAGGATATTAATCGCATTGTGGGAACAAAAGGAGAAATCACATTTTCCACTTTTGATCACACACCAATCACCCTTTTGAATGACAATGGTGTACAGGAATTCAACATTGAACATCCAAAGCATATTCAACAAGGCCTCATCCAAAAAATAGTTGATGAACTATTAGGTAAGGATACCTCACCAAGTACAGGGGAAAGCGCTCAAAGAACAAATTGGGTGATGGATGAAATGGTTCGTGAGTATTATGAAAAGGGATAA
- a CDS encoding DNA alkylation repair protein — translation MTAPYLCPSCKTNRTRFNVIEQVATSIKKDPQTGEVVEEYTADNVSPMHIQYKGPSVRIQCAACGVIEEELSFIKRAEYNQTS, via the coding sequence GTGACAGCACCCTATTTATGTCCTAGTTGCAAAACCAATCGAACACGTTTTAATGTGATTGAGCAAGTTGCGACGTCCATTAAAAAGGACCCACAAACGGGTGAGGTTGTCGAAGAATATACTGCCGATAACGTCTCCCCAATGCACATCCAATACAAAGGTCCATCTGTTCGTATTCAATGTGCTGCTTGTGGTGTCATTGAGGAAGAACTTTCGTTTATAAAACGGGCTGAGTACAATCAAACATCCTAA
- a CDS encoding bifunctional cytochrome P450/NADPH--P450 reductase: MTNTRSVPSPKAYGPLRNLPLINRDKPIQSLMKLARQYGPIFDFEFPGRQVTYVSSHELVKDLSDERRFDKKVHTPLRKVRAFSGDGLFTSETSEPNWKKAHNILLPSFSQQAMKGYHDKMADLAVQLVQKWARLNPNESIEVPEDMTRLTLDTIGLCGFNYRFNSFYREQPHPFIQSMVRAMDEAMSQTQRFGIQDRVMVRSKRQFQDDIQEMYTLVDQLIAERKANGDQGEDDLLSHMLKGKDPETGEALDDENIRYQIITFLIAGHETTSGMLSFALHFLMKNPDKLQKAYQEVDEVAGDGVPTYKQVKKLKYVRNILNESLRLWPTAPAFGLSAKEDTTIGDGIPFSKGETATVLIPELHRDKKVWGDDVEAFKPERFENPDSIPQHAFKPFGNGQRACIGQQFAMHEATLVLGMLLQNFEFVDHTNYELSIKETLTLKPDGLTMQVKPRKNKMAFAMTSSYEEKEAETSTHNKSQNVPKHGTPLLVLHGSNLGTAKGIAKELAETGEAQGFDSTVASLDEYTGNLPLEGAVLIVSASYNGNPPDNAHAFIDWLDQAGQNELQGVRFAVFGCGDRNWANTYQRIPSFIDEKMAEKGATRLSERGEGDASDDFEGQYENWDEHLWSNIAEVLDIQLNAEQDDGSNGLSMEIVSGVTATPLAKNHQAFTAKLLKNVELQGEASERSTRHIEVRLPNGVTYQEGDHLGVIPQNRQELVNRVLHRFGMDANTLISLHGGSGRASHLPLEQPVSVENLLIHYVEMQEPVTRAQLRELAAHTTCPPHKIELEQLLEEEAYKEEVLQKRITMVDLLEQYLACELPFERFIALLPPLKARYYSISSSPSVQVQSPSITVSVVRDQAWSGHGEYKGVASNYLANVQEGEDIACFISTPQSNFQLPEDSQTPMILVGPGTGLAPLRGFLQARQSLKQNGYSLGDAHLYFGCRHPEHDYLYKEELAQYEQEGIVHVHTAYSRLENQPKTYVQHLIEKDGQELIQMLDHGARLYVCGDGSEMAPAVEDTLMASYMDYHQVSKEAAMVWLEQLQSEGVYAKDVWAG; this comes from the coding sequence ATGACAAACACAAGATCCGTACCGTCACCTAAAGCTTATGGTCCATTACGTAATTTACCATTGATAAATCGTGATAAGCCGATTCAGTCGTTAATGAAGCTTGCAAGACAATATGGTCCAATTTTTGATTTTGAATTTCCTGGCCGTCAAGTTACTTATGTATCTAGTCATGAGTTAGTGAAGGATTTAAGTGATGAACGTCGTTTTGATAAAAAAGTACACACCCCTTTAAGAAAAGTACGAGCATTTAGTGGAGATGGTCTTTTTACGAGTGAAACAAGCGAGCCGAATTGGAAGAAGGCTCATAATATCCTTCTCCCTAGTTTTAGTCAGCAGGCGATGAAGGGTTACCATGATAAAATGGCCGATTTAGCGGTGCAACTTGTTCAAAAGTGGGCTCGTTTAAATCCTAATGAAAGTATTGAAGTACCAGAGGATATGACAAGACTTACATTAGACACGATTGGACTTTGTGGATTTAATTATCGGTTCAATAGTTTTTACCGTGAACAACCACATCCGTTTATTCAAAGTATGGTTCGAGCTATGGATGAAGCCATGAGTCAAACGCAACGTTTTGGCATACAAGATCGGGTGATGGTACGTTCGAAGCGTCAATTTCAAGATGACATTCAGGAAATGTACACGCTTGTTGATCAACTGATTGCTGAGCGAAAAGCGAATGGAGACCAAGGAGAAGATGATCTACTTTCTCATATGTTAAAAGGAAAAGATCCTGAAACAGGCGAGGCACTTGATGACGAAAATATCCGCTATCAGATTATAACTTTCTTAATTGCTGGGCATGAAACAACGAGTGGTATGCTCTCATTTGCGTTGCATTTTCTCATGAAGAATCCTGATAAACTTCAAAAGGCTTATCAAGAAGTGGATGAAGTTGCAGGTGACGGAGTTCCAACTTATAAACAAGTAAAGAAACTTAAGTACGTACGCAACATCCTTAATGAATCCTTGCGATTATGGCCAACAGCACCTGCCTTTGGTTTGTCAGCCAAGGAAGATACGACGATTGGCGATGGGATTCCATTTTCAAAAGGGGAAACAGCTACAGTACTAATACCTGAGTTACATCGAGACAAAAAAGTATGGGGCGATGATGTCGAAGCATTCAAACCTGAACGTTTCGAAAATCCAGACTCTATACCTCAACATGCTTTTAAGCCTTTCGGTAATGGGCAACGCGCTTGTATTGGGCAACAATTTGCGATGCATGAAGCGACTCTTGTATTAGGGATGTTGTTACAAAACTTCGAGTTTGTCGATCATACCAACTATGAGCTTAGCATCAAAGAGACACTAACTTTAAAGCCAGATGGACTAACGATGCAAGTTAAACCAAGGAAGAATAAAATGGCTTTTGCGATGACATCATCATATGAAGAAAAAGAGGCCGAAACCTCTACCCACAATAAGTCACAGAACGTTCCTAAGCATGGGACTCCTTTACTCGTCCTTCACGGATCTAATCTAGGTACCGCGAAAGGAATTGCTAAAGAACTTGCTGAAACTGGTGAAGCGCAAGGATTTGATTCTACAGTTGCTTCATTGGATGAGTATACAGGAAATCTTCCATTAGAAGGAGCTGTGCTAATTGTCTCTGCCTCCTATAACGGTAATCCACCAGACAATGCTCATGCCTTTATTGATTGGCTAGACCAGGCTGGGCAGAATGAACTTCAAGGTGTGCGCTTTGCGGTATTTGGATGTGGCGATCGCAACTGGGCAAACACATATCAGCGTATCCCATCGTTTATTGATGAGAAAATGGCTGAAAAAGGAGCTACTCGCTTATCTGAACGAGGGGAAGGAGATGCGAGTGACGACTTTGAAGGACAGTATGAAAATTGGGATGAGCACCTATGGTCCAATATAGCTGAAGTATTAGATATTCAACTAAATGCAGAACAAGACGATGGAAGTAATGGTCTATCAATGGAAATTGTGAGCGGGGTTACGGCAACGCCACTAGCAAAAAACCATCAAGCCTTCACAGCGAAACTGTTGAAAAATGTTGAGCTGCAAGGTGAGGCGAGTGAGCGAAGTACACGTCATATAGAAGTACGCTTACCAAATGGTGTTACTTATCAAGAAGGAGATCACCTAGGTGTAATCCCGCAAAATAGACAAGAGCTTGTTAATCGAGTTCTTCATCGTTTTGGAATGGATGCAAACACGCTTATTAGTTTGCATGGAGGGTCCGGAAGAGCGTCTCATCTTCCATTAGAACAGCCTGTAAGTGTGGAAAATTTATTGATTCATTATGTTGAAATGCAAGAACCAGTAACAAGAGCGCAGCTTCGGGAACTAGCCGCTCATACGACTTGTCCTCCTCATAAAATAGAGCTGGAGCAACTGTTAGAGGAAGAGGCTTATAAAGAAGAGGTACTTCAAAAACGCATAACCATGGTTGATTTACTTGAACAATATCTAGCTTGTGAACTACCATTTGAGCGATTTATTGCGCTCTTACCTCCATTAAAGGCAAGGTACTACTCTATTTCAAGTTCCCCAAGTGTTCAAGTCCAAAGTCCGAGTATTACAGTAAGCGTTGTGAGAGACCAGGCGTGGAGTGGACATGGTGAGTATAAAGGGGTGGCTTCCAACTATTTAGCTAACGTTCAAGAAGGGGAAGATATCGCATGCTTTATAAGCACACCTCAATCCAATTTTCAACTGCCTGAAGATAGCCAGACCCCAATGATTCTAGTGGGTCCAGGAACAGGACTAGCTCCTCTACGTGGCTTTCTTCAAGCACGCCAGTCGTTGAAACAGAATGGTTATTCATTGGGTGATGCCCACCTTTATTTTGGATGTCGTCATCCTGAGCATGATTATCTATATAAAGAAGAACTAGCTCAATATGAACAAGAAGGTATTGTGCATGTTCACACCGCTTATTCTCGATTAGAAAATCAACCAAAAACCTACGTCCAACATCTAATTGAAAAGGATGGGCAAGAACTCATTCAAATGCTTGATCATGGAGCACGTTTATATGTGTGTGGCGATGGAAGTGAAATGGCTCCAGCTGTTGAGGATACGTTAATGGCTAGCTACATGGACTATCATCAAGTATCTAAGGAAGCTGCGATGGTGTGGTTAGAGCAACTACAATCAGAGGGCGTATATGCAAAAGACGTATGGGCTGGCTAG
- a CDS encoding TetR/AcrR family transcriptional regulator produces the protein MEEATSKREHILNAGLNLFAERGFDATTIPMIATKAEVGAGTIYRYFINKENLVNELFQQYVETCINILHEHYPETNSSPREQFRHIFNGMVRFTNEHEHALYFIKTHNHSHVLNETSRERFEEMLNFIRSFFEKGKEQGIIRDLPANALIAIVLGAFLELHKLVREGDVDPNAKLFEGVEESCWDAIRAH, from the coding sequence ATGGAAGAAGCAACGAGTAAGCGGGAGCATATCCTTAATGCCGGACTAAATCTTTTTGCAGAAAGAGGATTTGATGCAACAACCATACCGATGATTGCTACAAAAGCTGAAGTTGGAGCCGGAACCATCTATCGATATTTCATCAATAAGGAGAACTTGGTGAATGAACTATTTCAGCAATATGTAGAGACATGTATTAACATACTACATGAGCATTATCCTGAAACGAATAGTTCTCCACGAGAGCAATTCCGTCATATATTTAATGGAATGGTTCGATTTACAAATGAACATGAACATGCCTTGTATTTTATCAAAACACATAACCATTCTCACGTATTAAATGAAACCAGTCGTGAACGATTTGAAGAAATGTTGAATTTTATTCGATCCTTTTTTGAAAAAGGGAAAGAACAAGGCATTATTCGTGATCTTCCAGCCAATGCGTTGATTGCCATCGTGTTAGGAGCTTTTCTTGAACTTCACAAGCTTGTCCGAGAAGGGGATGTCGACCCAAATGCTAAACTTTTCGAGGGTGTAGAAGAAAGTTGTTGGGATGCGATCAGAGCGCATTAA
- a CDS encoding DinB family protein: MYGLDEKRQEVLNFVDTLTNEKATTKPDQHTWSVVEVLEHLYLMENVVIKQIEHAIKNGEVKEIGEKPIHKTTIRTQKVDAPETVQPKGHFQTIEDAKQGLEQSREATLFLIHNKDQELLQHRTFPHPVFGDMNLEQWIEFIGWHELRHLEQMKEVHNQLA, translated from the coding sequence ATGTACGGTTTAGATGAAAAACGTCAAGAGGTACTAAATTTTGTCGATACGCTTACGAATGAAAAAGCTACAACGAAGCCAGATCAGCATACGTGGTCAGTGGTTGAAGTATTAGAACATTTATATTTAATGGAAAATGTCGTTATAAAACAGATTGAGCATGCAATTAAAAACGGGGAAGTAAAGGAAATAGGCGAAAAACCGATTCATAAGACGACGATTCGTACTCAGAAGGTGGATGCACCTGAGACCGTTCAACCAAAAGGTCATTTCCAAACTATTGAGGATGCGAAACAAGGATTAGAGCAATCAAGAGAAGCGACACTATTTTTAATTCACAATAAGGACCAAGAGCTTCTTCAACATCGGACGTTTCCTCACCCTGTCTTTGGTGATATGAATTTAGAGCAATGGATTGAGTTTATCGGATGGCACGAATTACGCCATTTAGAGCAAATGAAGGAAGTGCATAATCAATTGGCGTAG
- a CDS encoding CsxC family protein, translating into MSDYQYDSHHGHYGKDSRDANCKVKGKTQTQFQDTNVDPTTISNAVVKVPVLLAETTLQIVVEADIPLDPPAVEIKRVLKNAVLTQCKLVPVAFGDMLGDGSRQVTRAKLFVQGYIRKDIEYATDRCEGKIRDRIANVPFSGFADLTEADFVTLPAFGVSEESKSQFINPKIGEKPRLDKYYFQNDVFYNEQPYCELVRADFFELDFSHEYTMLGDTFDKITEKVVLDLTLKVLQSRQVEIGDIGAATNP; encoded by the coding sequence ATGAGCGATTATCAATATGATTCCCATCACGGCCACTATGGCAAAGATTCAAGAGATGCTAATTGTAAAGTGAAGGGGAAAACGCAAACTCAATTCCAAGACACAAATGTGGATCCTACAACGATTTCAAATGCAGTTGTGAAGGTGCCTGTTCTATTGGCAGAGACAACACTTCAAATTGTTGTAGAAGCTGATATTCCACTAGACCCACCAGCAGTTGAGATTAAACGAGTGTTGAAAAATGCTGTACTGACTCAATGTAAGCTTGTACCAGTGGCATTTGGTGACATGCTAGGGGACGGATCTCGCCAGGTTACACGTGCTAAGCTTTTTGTTCAAGGATATATCCGTAAAGACATTGAGTATGCTACAGATCGTTGTGAAGGAAAAATCAGAGACCGAATTGCCAATGTACCGTTCTCAGGTTTTGCTGATTTAACAGAAGCCGATTTTGTAACATTACCTGCATTTGGTGTATCAGAGGAGAGTAAATCACAATTTATCAATCCGAAAATTGGCGAAAAGCCTAGACTGGATAAATACTACTTTCAGAACGATGTATTCTACAACGAGCAACCGTATTGTGAACTAGTGAGAGCCGATTTCTTTGAGCTTGATTTCTCACACGAATACACGATGCTTGGGGACACATTTGATAAGATTACAGAAAAAGTTGTTCTAGACTTAACGCTTAAAGTGTTGCAAAGTCGTCAAGTTGAAATTGGTGACATTGGTGCAGCTACAAACCCTTAA
- a CDS encoding multicopper oxidase family protein has translation MKLRKFVDPLPIPSTLKPNTILNGVPYYEVTMLQCVQQLHRDLSPTTIWGYNGMYPGPTIEAFSHHLTRVCWKNQLPRKHFLPVDKTVHGAEPSNPEVRTVVHLHGGATPDYSDGYPEAWFTNNFQEVGPYFTTKIYDYPNLQPSTALWYHDHAVGITRLNIYAGLSGFYFIRDTQEQMLNLPKGNYEVPLMVQDRSFNTNGSLYYPCEPEIPVEGVCPSVIPEFFGDTILVNGKVWPYLDIEPRRYRFRLLNASNSRFYNFSLSSNQFFYQIGSDQGLLKQPVMLKEILLGPAERADVIVDFSMQYGDTIILQNSAPAPFPDGDVPEPETTGSILQFRINRPLCSLDTSTIPYYLTHMPILSEDLASKTRQLSLDMTQDAYGREINLLNNKRWAEPITECPKLGTYELWSFLNTTDDAHPIHIHLVRFQVLDRQPYDVDLYQQTGNISTTGPKITPPLNERGWKDTVIANPGEITRVIFAVGPFTGLYVWHCHILEHEDHEMMLPYIVIR, from the coding sequence ATGAAGTTAAGGAAATTTGTTGATCCGTTACCTATACCATCTACCTTAAAGCCAAATACCATTTTAAATGGTGTTCCATATTATGAAGTGACAATGCTTCAATGTGTCCAACAACTTCATCGTGATTTATCACCGACAACTATTTGGGGATACAACGGCATGTATCCAGGTCCAACAATTGAAGCATTTAGTCATCATTTAACTCGTGTTTGTTGGAAGAATCAGCTCCCAAGAAAGCATTTTCTTCCAGTGGATAAAACGGTTCATGGCGCAGAGCCTTCTAACCCTGAAGTACGTACAGTTGTTCACCTTCATGGAGGAGCAACACCAGATTATAGTGATGGGTATCCAGAAGCATGGTTTACGAACAACTTTCAGGAAGTAGGACCTTATTTCACAACAAAAATTTATGATTACCCCAACCTCCAGCCTTCTACCGCTCTTTGGTATCACGACCACGCTGTAGGTATAACAAGATTGAACATATACGCTGGGTTAAGTGGTTTTTATTTCATTCGCGACACGCAAGAACAAATGTTGAACCTTCCTAAAGGAAATTATGAAGTGCCCTTAATGGTTCAGGATCGAAGTTTCAATACAAATGGCTCCCTATACTATCCTTGTGAACCTGAAATACCGGTCGAAGGCGTATGTCCTTCTGTTATACCAGAATTCTTCGGTGATACTATTCTCGTAAATGGAAAAGTATGGCCATATTTAGACATTGAACCCCGTCGTTATCGTTTCCGCTTATTAAATGCATCCAATTCTAGATTCTATAATTTTTCATTGAGTTCAAATCAGTTTTTTTATCAAATTGGAAGTGATCAGGGATTGCTCAAGCAACCAGTTATGCTAAAAGAAATTCTTCTCGGACCTGCTGAACGTGCAGATGTCATTGTGGATTTTTCTATGCAGTACGGAGATACCATTATCTTACAAAACAGCGCACCAGCACCTTTTCCAGATGGTGACGTACCTGAACCTGAGACAACGGGCTCCATCCTACAATTCAGAATCAATCGCCCATTATGTAGTTTGGATACAAGCACAATCCCTTATTATTTAACCCATATGCCTATATTATCTGAAGATCTGGCTTCGAAAACTCGACAGTTATCTCTTGATATGACCCAAGATGCCTATGGAAGAGAGATCAACTTATTAAATAATAAAAGGTGGGCAGAACCGATAACAGAGTGCCCTAAACTCGGCACTTATGAACTATGGTCCTTCCTAAATACAACTGATGATGCACACCCTATTCACATTCACCTTGTTCGCTTCCAAGTGCTCGATCGCCAACCATATGATGTTGATTTATATCAGCAAACAGGCAACATCTCCACAACGGGTCCTAAAATCACACCACCTCTCAACGAACGCGGTTGGAAAGATACGGTCATTGCCAACCCTGGTGAAATAACTAGAGTCATTTTCGCAGTAGGGCCATTCACAGGCTTATATGTATGGCATTGCCATATTCTAGAACATGAAGACCATGAAATGATGCTTCCATATATTGTAATACGATAG
- a CDS encoding M14 family metallopeptidase, whose product MKVSVRSGDSLWYYSQLFGIPFSLVVDSNRSINPNQLSIGQQVQIPGYVLTNYSIKLGDTLWAISRRQGYPLDVLYLLNKATNPNALQIGQTILVPVRVTWRVVNGKEAYSYLTMINDINQLVSIYPFIRQKSIGTSVMGKSIPELRIGRGSKQVHINASFHANEWITTPIMMKFLNEYLLALTNQTPIRGIPLNPFYNQTDLSAVPMVNPDGVNLVLQGLPEEEPFRSQVSTINNNSMNFDRWKANIHGVDLNNQYPAKWELESERKQQSPSPFNYPGPYPLSEPEAQAVAELTRSRDFTRALAFHTQGEVIYWGYESLEPPSAEVIVEEFERVSGYRPIRFIDSYAGYKDWYIQEWRRPGYTVELGKGTSPLPLTQFDEIYEETLGIFLANLYL is encoded by the coding sequence ATGAAAGTAAGTGTACGTAGTGGAGATTCACTTTGGTATTATAGTCAATTGTTCGGAATTCCATTTTCGTTAGTTGTTGATTCCAATAGATCCATTAATCCTAATCAGCTATCAATTGGGCAACAGGTTCAGATTCCCGGTTATGTTCTTACTAACTACTCCATCAAATTAGGTGACACGTTATGGGCTATATCCCGCCGTCAAGGTTATCCTTTAGATGTGTTGTATTTACTAAACAAGGCGACCAATCCCAATGCATTACAAATTGGCCAAACCATCCTTGTTCCCGTTCGTGTTACTTGGAGGGTTGTTAATGGAAAAGAAGCGTACTCCTACTTAACGATGATAAATGACATAAATCAACTTGTATCGATTTATCCATTTATTCGCCAGAAATCTATTGGTACATCCGTTATGGGGAAATCAATACCAGAGCTAAGGATTGGGCGGGGGAGCAAACAAGTTCACATCAATGCTTCCTTCCATGCAAATGAATGGATTACCACTCCGATTATGATGAAATTTTTAAACGAATACCTGCTTGCCCTAACAAATCAAACTCCGATTCGTGGCATACCGTTGAACCCGTTTTATAACCAAACTGATTTGTCTGCAGTACCTATGGTCAACCCGGATGGAGTCAATCTTGTACTGCAAGGACTGCCAGAAGAAGAGCCTTTTCGCTCCCAAGTGTCGACTATAAATAACAATAGTATGAATTTTGATCGCTGGAAGGCAAACATACATGGAGTGGATTTGAATAATCAATACCCAGCTAAATGGGAGTTGGAGAGCGAGCGAAAACAACAATCCCCTTCCCCTTTCAATTATCCTGGACCTTATCCTTTATCTGAACCAGAAGCCCAGGCTGTTGCTGAACTGACACGTTCTAGAGACTTCACCAGAGCTCTAGCGTTTCATACACAAGGAGAGGTAATCTACTGGGGGTATGAGAGTCTAGAACCACCTAGTGCTGAAGTGATTGTGGAGGAATTTGAACGCGTAAGTGGATATCGCCCAATTCGTTTCATTGATAGCTACGCAGGTTACAAAGACTGGTATATTCAAGAATGGCGTCGCCCTGGCTACACCGTTGAGTTAGGAAAAGGCACCAGCCCACTTCCACTCACCCAGTTTGACGAAATCTATGAAGAAACACTAGGAATATTTCTAGCAAACTTGTATTTATAG